In the genome of Cupriavidus taiwanensis, one region contains:
- the hpnH gene encoding adenosyl-hopene transferase HpnH: MAIPLLQVARVGAYIVGKHLSRQKRYPLALMLEPLFRCNLACSGCGKIDYPDPILNQRLSVQQCLEAVDECGAPVVSIAGGEPLLHKDMPQIVQGIIRRRKFVYLCTNALLMEKKLDQYQPSPYFIWSVHLDGDREMHDRSVCQEGVYDRCVEAIRAAKARGFRVNINCTLFNDAQPERVARFFDSVKALGVDGITVSPGYAYERAPDQQHFLNRGKTRQLFRDILGRGRAGKNWAFSQSTLFLDFLAGNQTYHCTPWGNPARTVFGWQRPCYLVGEGYAATFRELMEETDWDAYGTGNYEKCADCMVHSGYEATAVADTFAHPLKALGVSLRGVRTSGPMAPDIALDRQRPAEYVFSRHVEIKLEEIQRARPPAQQPRPAEAPASAATH, encoded by the coding sequence GTGGCCATTCCGCTCCTGCAGGTTGCCCGCGTGGGCGCCTATATCGTCGGCAAGCACCTGTCGCGGCAGAAACGCTATCCGCTCGCGCTGATGCTCGAACCGCTGTTCCGCTGCAACCTGGCGTGCTCGGGCTGCGGCAAGATCGACTACCCGGATCCCATCCTGAACCAGCGCCTGTCGGTGCAGCAATGCCTGGAGGCAGTGGACGAGTGCGGCGCCCCGGTGGTGTCGATTGCCGGCGGCGAGCCGCTGCTGCACAAGGACATGCCGCAGATCGTGCAAGGCATCATCCGGCGGCGCAAGTTCGTCTACCTGTGCACCAATGCGCTGCTGATGGAAAAGAAGCTGGACCAGTACCAGCCCAGCCCGTATTTCATCTGGTCGGTGCACCTGGACGGCGACCGCGAGATGCATGACCGCTCGGTGTGCCAGGAAGGCGTGTACGACCGCTGCGTCGAGGCCATCCGCGCGGCCAAGGCGCGCGGCTTCCGCGTCAATATCAATTGCACGCTGTTCAACGATGCGCAGCCCGAGCGCGTGGCCAGGTTCTTCGACTCGGTCAAGGCGCTGGGCGTCGATGGCATCACCGTGTCGCCGGGCTATGCCTATGAGCGCGCGCCGGACCAGCAGCATTTCCTGAACCGCGGCAAGACCCGCCAGCTGTTCCGCGACATCCTCGGCCGCGGCCGCGCGGGCAAGAACTGGGCGTTCAGCCAGTCGACGCTGTTCCTGGACTTCCTCGCCGGCAACCAGACTTACCACTGCACCCCGTGGGGCAACCCGGCGCGCACGGTATTCGGCTGGCAGCGGCCGTGCTACCTGGTGGGCGAAGGCTATGCCGCGACCTTCCGCGAACTGATGGAAGAGACCGACTGGGACGCCTACGGCACCGGCAACTACGAGAAATGCGCCGACTGCATGGTGCACAGCGGCTATGAAGCCACCGCCGTGGCCGACACCTTTGCCCATCCGCTCAAGGCGCTCGGCGTCAGCCTGCGCGGTGTGCGCACCAGCGGCCCGATGGCGCCGGACATTGCGCTGGACCGGCAGCGGCCGGCCGAATACGTGTTCTCGCGCCACGTCGAGATCAAGCTCGAGGAAATCCAGCGCGCCCGGCCGCCCGCGCAGCAGCCGCGGCCGGCCGAGGCGCCTGCCAGCGCCGCCACGCACTGA
- the hpnI gene encoding bacteriohopanetetrol glucosamine biosynthesis glycosyltransferase HpnI, producing MAAGLASILPGAALVCVAAGYALAAAWLSRRKPAPRGAMAATPVSVLKPLCGAEPRLHANLASFCRQRHPCFQLVFGVRAADDPAIAVVERLRRDFPDCDIALVIDPRVHGSNLKVSNLINLSGAARHDALVIADSDVAVAPDYLARVTAPLADAGVGVVTCLYRGHAIGGFWSRLGAQFIDDWFVPAVRIAHAGGSRRFAFGATIALRRDALAAIGGFEALRDRLADDFWLGELTRRLGLRTVLSEVMVSTDITEDSFTLLWRHELRWMRTIASLNPAGYAFSFVTFTWPMLALGVWLAPLPLVIAAAAVGVMARSVLAGGVAGALRAPLRDGLLLACWALALAGKRVWWGEQVLSVHDRQRSGQAPALSPAPLPQAGEGRKQAGAEIPMVRSPLPRAGEGLGERAGAATKSSPDTPHFTGIHTKRPL from the coding sequence ATGGCCGCCGGACTTGCCAGCATCCTGCCCGGCGCAGCGCTGGTCTGCGTGGCGGCTGGCTATGCACTGGCCGCGGCCTGGCTGTCGCGACGCAAGCCTGCGCCACGCGGCGCCATGGCCGCCACGCCGGTCAGCGTGCTCAAGCCGCTGTGCGGCGCCGAACCCCGTCTCCACGCCAACCTGGCCAGCTTCTGCCGGCAGCGGCATCCGTGCTTCCAGCTGGTGTTCGGCGTGCGCGCCGCGGACGATCCCGCGATCGCGGTGGTGGAGCGGCTGCGGCGCGACTTCCCGGACTGCGACATCGCACTGGTGATCGATCCGCGGGTGCACGGCAGCAACCTCAAGGTCAGCAACCTGATCAACCTGTCCGGCGCGGCCCGGCACGATGCGCTGGTCATCGCCGACAGCGACGTCGCGGTGGCGCCGGACTACCTGGCCCGCGTGACGGCGCCGCTGGCGGATGCCGGCGTCGGCGTGGTCACCTGCCTGTACCGTGGCCATGCCATCGGCGGCTTCTGGTCGCGCCTGGGCGCGCAGTTCATCGACGACTGGTTCGTGCCGGCGGTGCGCATCGCCCACGCGGGCGGCTCGCGGCGCTTTGCCTTCGGCGCGACCATCGCGCTGCGCCGCGATGCGCTCGCGGCGATCGGCGGTTTCGAGGCCTTGCGCGACCGGCTGGCCGACGATTTCTGGCTGGGCGAGCTGACGCGGCGACTGGGCTTGCGCACGGTGCTGTCGGAGGTAATGGTGTCGACCGATATCACCGAAGACAGCTTTACGCTGCTGTGGCGGCATGAGTTGCGCTGGATGCGCACGATCGCTTCGCTGAACCCGGCGGGCTATGCGTTCAGCTTCGTCACGTTCACCTGGCCGATGCTGGCGCTGGGCGTGTGGCTGGCGCCGCTGCCGCTGGTGATCGCCGCGGCGGCCGTCGGCGTGATGGCGCGCAGCGTGCTGGCGGGTGGCGTCGCGGGGGCACTGCGGGCGCCATTGCGCGATGGCTTGTTGCTGGCCTGCTGGGCGCTGGCGTTGGCTGGCAAGCGGGTGTGGTGGGGGGAGCAGGTGCTGTCGGTCCATGACAGGCAGCGCTCCGGTCAAGCGCCTGCCCTCTCCCCCGCCCCTCTCCCGCAAGCGGGAGAGGGGAGAAAACAGGCAGGCGCGGAAATCCCGATGGTTCGCTCCCCTCTCCCGCGCGCGGGAGAGGGGCTGGGGGAGAGGGCCGGCGCCGCCACGAAGTCCTCACCTGACACCCCACATTTCACCGGCATCCATACCAAGAGGCCGTTATGA
- the hpnJ gene encoding hopanoid biosynthesis associated radical SAM protein HpnJ: MKKTLFLQAPSFDGFDGGAGSRYQAKREIKSFWYPTWLAQPAALVPGSRVLDAPADGLTAQQTLEIAADYELVIIHTSTPSFPTDAKFAEALKQRHPGVMIGMVGAKPAVDPGGTLGASDAIDFVCREEFDYTCQDVAAGKPLKDILGLSYRLPDGSLEHNGQRPMIEDMDALPFVAPVYQRDLKIENYFIGYLKHPYVSIYTGRGCRSRCTFCLWPQTVGGHRYRTRSAASVIAEVKWIKENMPEVKEIMFDDDTFTDFKPRVEEIARGLGQLGVTWSCNAKANVPYSTLKVMKENGLRLLLVGYESGDDQILLNIKKGLRTDIARRFTEDCRKLGIQIHGTFILGLPGETRETIEKTIEYAKEINPHTIQVSLAAPYPGTTLYRQAVENGWLEENKVINLVNDQGVQLAAISYPHLSKEDIYHGVETFYKRFYFRPGKIWEIVREMLGSWDMMKRRLREGVEFFRFLRSHEA; the protein is encoded by the coding sequence ATGAAAAAAACCCTTTTTCTGCAGGCCCCGTCCTTCGACGGCTTCGATGGCGGCGCCGGTTCGCGCTACCAGGCCAAGCGCGAGATCAAGTCGTTCTGGTATCCCACATGGCTGGCACAGCCGGCCGCACTGGTGCCCGGCAGCCGCGTGCTCGATGCCCCGGCCGACGGCCTGACCGCGCAGCAGACGCTGGAGATCGCCGCGGACTATGAACTGGTGATCATCCACACCAGCACGCCGTCGTTCCCCACCGACGCAAAATTCGCCGAGGCGCTCAAGCAGCGCCATCCCGGCGTGATGATCGGCATGGTCGGTGCCAAGCCCGCGGTCGATCCGGGCGGCACGCTGGGCGCGAGCGACGCCATCGACTTCGTCTGCCGCGAGGAATTCGACTACACCTGTCAGGACGTGGCCGCGGGCAAGCCGCTCAAGGACATTCTCGGGCTGTCCTATCGCCTGCCGGACGGCTCGCTCGAACACAACGGCCAGCGGCCGATGATCGAGGACATGGACGCGCTGCCGTTCGTGGCGCCGGTCTACCAGCGCGACCTCAAGATCGAGAACTACTTCATCGGCTACCTGAAGCATCCTTACGTGTCGATCTACACCGGCCGCGGCTGCCGTTCGCGCTGCACCTTCTGCCTGTGGCCGCAGACCGTGGGCGGGCACCGCTACCGCACGCGCTCGGCCGCAAGCGTGATCGCCGAGGTGAAATGGATCAAGGAGAACATGCCCGAGGTCAAGGAGATCATGTTCGACGACGACACCTTCACCGACTTCAAGCCGCGCGTGGAAGAAATCGCGCGTGGGCTGGGCCAGCTGGGCGTGACGTGGTCGTGCAACGCCAAGGCCAACGTGCCGTACAGCACCCTCAAGGTCATGAAGGAAAACGGGCTGCGCCTGCTGCTGGTGGGCTATGAGTCCGGCGACGACCAGATCCTGCTGAACATCAAGAAGGGCCTGCGCACCGACATCGCGCGCCGCTTCACCGAAGATTGCCGCAAGCTCGGCATCCAGATCCACGGCACCTTCATCCTGGGCCTGCCGGGCGAAACCCGCGAGACCATCGAGAAGACCATCGAGTACGCCAAGGAAATCAACCCGCACACCATCCAGGTCTCGCTGGCCGCGCCCTACCCCGGCACCACGCTGTACCGCCAGGCGGTGGAGAACGGCTGGCTCGAGGAGAACAAGGTCATCAACCTGGTCAACGACCAGGGCGTGCAGCTGGCGGCGATCAGCTACCCGCACTTGTCGAAGGAGGACATCTACCACGGCGTCGAGACCTTCTACAAGCGCTTCTACTTCCGCCCCGGCAAGATCTGGGAAATCGTGCGCGAGATGCTCGGCAGCTGGGACATGATGAAGCGGCGCCTGCGCGAAGGCGTGGAGTTCTTCCGCTTCCTGCGCTCGCACGAGGCCTGA
- the hpnK gene encoding hopanoid biosynthesis-associated protein HpnK, which produces MIVTADDFGLHPAVNEAVELAHRDGVLNAASLMVGAPAVADAVARARRLPALRVGLHVVLADGPATLPRARIPALADAHGRFGSAMALDGCRFFFLPAVRRQLAAEIRAQFEAFAATGLALDHVNAHKHFHLHPTVLSLILSIGRDYGLRAMRLPREAGAPWLLRPWLALLRRRLDRAGIAHNDYVVGIARSGQMDEAALLQALAQLPAGVGEIYLHPAVVSGAAIAPSMRDYRHADELAALLSPRVRAALEQAAHRRGGFADVLGDRTLR; this is translated from the coding sequence CTGATCGTCACCGCCGACGACTTCGGGCTGCACCCGGCCGTCAACGAAGCGGTGGAACTGGCCCATCGCGACGGCGTGCTCAACGCCGCCAGCCTGATGGTGGGCGCGCCCGCGGTGGCGGATGCGGTGGCGCGCGCGCGCCGGCTGCCGGCGTTGCGCGTGGGCCTGCACGTGGTGCTGGCCGATGGCCCGGCCACGCTGCCGCGCGCGCGCATCCCGGCGCTGGCCGATGCGCACGGCCGCTTCGGCTCGGCCATGGCGCTGGACGGGTGCCGCTTCTTTTTTCTGCCCGCGGTGCGCCGCCAGCTTGCCGCGGAGATCCGCGCGCAGTTCGAGGCCTTTGCCGCCACCGGCCTGGCGCTGGACCACGTCAATGCGCACAAGCACTTCCACCTGCATCCGACCGTGCTGTCGCTGATCCTGTCGATCGGGCGCGACTACGGGCTGCGCGCGATGCGGCTGCCGCGCGAGGCGGGCGCGCCCTGGCTGCTGCGCCCGTGGCTGGCGTTGCTGCGCCGCCGGCTGGACCGCGCCGGCATTGCGCACAATGACTACGTGGTCGGCATCGCGCGCAGCGGCCAGATGGACGAGGCCGCGCTGCTGCAGGCGCTGGCGCAACTGCCCGCGGGCGTGGGCGAGATCTACCTGCATCCGGCGGTGGTGTCCGGCGCCGCCATCGCCCCGTCGATGCGCGACTACCGCCATGCCGACGAACTGGCCGCGCTGCTGTCGCCGCGCGTGCGCGCGGCGCTGGAGCAGGCTGCCCACCGGCGCGGCGGCTTTGCCGATGTGCTCGGCGACAGGACGTTGCGCTGA
- a CDS encoding lysylphosphatidylglycerol synthase domain-containing protein produces the protein MKRLAYLTGLLGLLALIALVIHQGAGDIAAVMARGGWPLLLLVPLHALPLLLDAQGWRVLLTSADPDERAGVGFLWWVAAVREAVGRLLPTVGVGGELVGIRLTRLRIHDTTAVTASVVVEVMVTMFSQYLFAASGVLMLVVALQQRAGAWIILAGLLLSLPVPVLFALSLRHAALFEKLEGAARRLFGADHRIVALIDGASLDAHIRALNRRHRELAKALGWQLAGLLSGTFEVWLALWLLGHPVPFWQALAIESLTQAARHVAFFVPAGLGVQDAVVMLLGQVLGMSAEVALALALVKRAREILFGVPALLSWQWVELRRWRRGSDSSDGGQPAR, from the coding sequence ATGAAACGCCTGGCCTACCTGACCGGACTGCTCGGGCTGCTGGCGCTGATCGCGCTGGTGATCCACCAGGGCGCCGGCGATATCGCCGCCGTGATGGCCCGGGGCGGCTGGCCGCTGCTGTTGCTGGTGCCGCTGCACGCGCTGCCGCTGCTGCTCGACGCGCAGGGCTGGCGCGTGCTGCTGACCTCCGCCGATCCCGACGAACGAGCCGGTGTCGGCTTCCTGTGGTGGGTCGCCGCGGTGCGCGAGGCGGTGGGCCGCCTGCTGCCCACCGTGGGCGTGGGCGGCGAGCTGGTCGGCATCCGCCTGACGCGGCTGCGCATCCACGACACCACCGCGGTCACCGCCAGCGTGGTGGTCGAAGTGATGGTGACGATGTTCTCGCAATACCTGTTCGCCGCCAGCGGCGTGCTGATGCTGGTCGTTGCGCTGCAGCAGCGCGCCGGCGCGTGGATCATCCTGGCCGGCCTGCTGCTGTCGCTGCCGGTGCCGGTGCTGTTTGCGCTATCGCTGCGCCACGCCGCCTTGTTCGAGAAGCTTGAAGGCGCGGCGCGCCGGCTGTTCGGCGCCGACCACCGCATCGTCGCGCTGATCGACGGGGCCAGCCTGGACGCGCATATCCGCGCGCTCAACCGGCGCCACCGCGAACTGGCCAAGGCCCTGGGCTGGCAACTGGCCGGGCTGCTCAGCGGCACGTTCGAGGTCTGGCTGGCGCTGTGGCTGCTGGGGCATCCGGTGCCGTTCTGGCAGGCGCTGGCGATCGAGTCGCTGACGCAGGCCGCGCGCCACGTGGCGTTCTTCGTGCCGGCCGGGCTTGGCGTGCAGGACGCGGTGGTGATGCTGCTGGGCCAGGTGCTGGGGATGAGCGCGGAGGTGGCGCTGGCGCTGGCGCTGGTCAAGCGCGCGCGAGAGATCCTGTTCGGGGTGCCGGCGCTGCTGTCATGGCAATGGGTGGAACTGCGCCGCTGGCGGCGCGGCAGCGATAGCAGCGATGGCGGACAGCCCGCGCGCTAG
- a CDS encoding MlaC/ttg2D family ABC transporter substrate-binding protein codes for MTIHRLLSVAPLAAMAMASVVHAQAVQPGDLRANPERLVQAAVEGVIGTIQSRPETRAGDLGKITAVVQQQFLPYTDFERTTRLALGGAWRTATPEQQQQLYEQFQTLLVRSYAVSLAQLREQNVRFRYQPAKAASGATDVVVQTRVINNADEMQIDYRLQRTATGWKIYDINMMGAWLIEVYRKQFADIVARNGVDGLVKYLTTHNARQASEI; via the coding sequence ATGACGATTCACCGTTTGCTTTCCGTGGCGCCGCTTGCGGCGATGGCCATGGCATCCGTCGTGCACGCCCAGGCAGTCCAGCCCGGCGACCTGCGCGCCAACCCCGAGCGGCTGGTGCAGGCCGCGGTGGAGGGCGTGATCGGCACCATCCAGTCGCGGCCGGAGACCCGCGCCGGCGATCTCGGCAAGATCACCGCGGTCGTGCAGCAGCAATTCCTGCCCTACACCGATTTCGAGCGCACCACGCGGCTGGCGCTGGGCGGCGCCTGGCGCACGGCCACGCCGGAGCAGCAGCAACAGCTGTACGAGCAGTTCCAGACCCTGCTGGTGCGCAGCTATGCGGTCTCGCTGGCGCAACTGCGCGAGCAGAACGTCAGGTTCCGCTACCAGCCGGCCAAAGCCGCCAGCGGCGCCACCGACGTGGTGGTGCAGACGCGCGTGATCAACAATGCCGACGAGATGCAGATCGACTACCGCCTGCAGCGCACCGCGACCGGCTGGAAGATCTATGACATCAACATGATGGGGGCGTGGCTGATCGAGGTGTACCGCAAGCAGTTTGCCGACATCGTCGCGCGCAACGGGGTCGACGGGCTGGTGAAGTACCTGACCACGCACAACGCGCGCCAGGCGTCGGAGATCTGA
- a CDS encoding MMPL family transporter has translation MLTSLLTRIVRLATAWPWRVILLAALLTAASGVYVARNFAINTDIGRLLDSDAPWALRDEAIAKAFPQRGQMILAVVQAPAAELADAAADALADALRRQPARFNAVSQPGGGAFFARNGLLFAGIDEVNQLTQQLTQARPLLNALAHDPTLRGLSDVLATTLALPLQMGQVKLGDMAGLMGSSARTLDQVLAGKPAALSWAGLLDDSLKPGPDGQVYRYVALSPVLDYSDLKAGAAAARAIRHAAEELQLAQRYQASVRLTGPQALADDEFASVSDGAVLNGVLTVLAVVLILWLALRSARLIVAVLASLFAGLLITAALGLAMVGALNMISVAFAVLFVGLGVDFGIQFGVRYRAERHDRDHIVDALGLAARGVGAPLALAAAATAAAFFCFLPTDYRGVAELGLIAGVGMVVAFATTFTLLPALIAVLRPGGESASPGFAWLAPADRFFDRYRKPVLLVTLLAILAGAPLLPHLRFDFDPLHLKDPQSESMATLLSLQDAPQAGTDDVSVLAPSLPAAHALAGQLAALPEVARAVTLQSFIPDHQPPKLQAIAAASAALMPALTQAPAAPATDGARVNALRNAARQLVIAADEHPGPGAAEAAHLSATLKKLASADAPMRDRAERAIALPLQLALAKLKLALTPQAVSLQTLPPELVRDWIAPDGRALVNVSPKLPPPASAQREAALARFIAAVQRVAPAATGGPISIRGSADTIMTAFAQAGAWAVLSITILLWITLRRFGDVLRTLIPLLVSAIVTLELCVVFGIPLNFANVIALPLLLGVGVAFKIYYVIAWRHGKTQLLQSSLTHAVLYSAATTAVAFGSLWLSQHPGTASMGKLLALALACTLVGAVFFQPILMGRPRADGHEGGHQGPDQPARP, from the coding sequence ATGCTGACCTCGCTGCTGACACGCATCGTCCGGCTTGCCACCGCCTGGCCGTGGCGCGTCATCCTGCTGGCGGCACTGCTGACGGCTGCCAGCGGCGTCTACGTGGCCCGCAACTTTGCCATCAACACCGACATCGGCCGCCTGCTGGATTCCGACGCGCCCTGGGCGCTGCGCGACGAAGCCATCGCCAAAGCGTTTCCGCAACGCGGCCAGATGATCCTGGCGGTGGTGCAGGCGCCGGCCGCGGAGCTGGCCGATGCCGCCGCCGATGCGCTGGCCGATGCCTTGCGCCGGCAGCCGGCGCGCTTCAACGCGGTCAGCCAGCCCGGCGGCGGCGCCTTCTTCGCGCGCAACGGCCTGCTGTTCGCCGGCATCGATGAAGTCAACCAGCTGACGCAGCAACTGACGCAGGCGCGCCCGCTGCTCAACGCCCTGGCACACGATCCGACGCTGCGCGGCCTGTCCGATGTGCTCGCCACCACGCTGGCGCTGCCGCTGCAGATGGGGCAGGTCAAGCTGGGCGACATGGCCGGGCTGATGGGCAGCAGCGCGCGCACGCTGGACCAGGTGCTGGCCGGCAAGCCCGCCGCGCTGTCGTGGGCGGGGCTGCTCGACGACAGCCTCAAGCCCGGCCCCGACGGCCAGGTCTACCGCTATGTCGCGCTCAGCCCGGTCCTCGACTACAGCGACCTCAAAGCCGGCGCCGCGGCCGCACGCGCGATCCGCCACGCCGCGGAAGAACTGCAGCTGGCACAGCGCTACCAGGCCTCGGTGCGCCTGACCGGCCCGCAGGCGCTGGCCGACGATGAATTCGCCTCGGTCAGCGACGGTGCCGTGCTCAACGGCGTGCTGACGGTGCTGGCAGTAGTGCTGATCCTGTGGCTGGCGCTGCGTTCCGCGCGGCTGATCGTGGCGGTGCTGGCGAGCCTGTTCGCCGGGCTGCTGATCACCGCCGCGCTGGGGCTGGCGATGGTGGGCGCGCTGAACATGATCTCGGTGGCGTTCGCGGTGCTGTTCGTCGGCCTGGGCGTGGACTTCGGCATCCAGTTCGGCGTGCGCTACCGCGCCGAGCGCCACGACCGCGACCATATCGTCGATGCGCTGGGGCTGGCCGCGCGCGGCGTCGGCGCACCGCTGGCGCTGGCCGCCGCGGCCACGGCGGCGGCGTTCTTCTGCTTCCTGCCCACCGACTACCGCGGCGTGGCCGAACTGGGCCTGATCGCCGGCGTCGGCATGGTGGTGGCGTTCGCCACCACCTTCACCCTGCTGCCGGCGCTGATCGCGGTGCTCAGGCCCGGCGGCGAATCCGCATCGCCAGGCTTTGCCTGGCTGGCGCCGGCGGACCGCTTCTTCGACCGCTACCGCAAGCCGGTGCTGCTGGTTACGCTGCTCGCCATCCTCGCGGGCGCACCGCTGCTGCCGCACCTGCGCTTCGACTTCGACCCGCTGCACCTGAAGGACCCGCAGTCCGAATCGATGGCCACGCTGCTGTCGCTGCAGGACGCGCCGCAGGCCGGCACCGACGATGTCAGCGTGCTGGCGCCATCGCTGCCGGCCGCGCACGCGCTGGCGGGCCAGCTCGCGGCGCTGCCCGAAGTGGCGCGCGCGGTCACGCTGCAGAGCTTTATTCCCGACCACCAGCCGCCCAAGCTGCAGGCCATCGCAGCGGCCTCGGCCGCGCTGATGCCGGCACTTACCCAGGCCCCCGCAGCGCCCGCCACCGACGGCGCACGCGTCAATGCGCTGCGCAATGCCGCGCGGCAACTGGTCATCGCCGCCGACGAACATCCCGGTCCCGGCGCTGCCGAAGCGGCGCACCTTTCCGCCACGCTGAAAAAGCTGGCCAGCGCCGATGCGCCCATGCGCGACCGCGCCGAGCGCGCCATCGCCCTGCCGCTGCAGCTGGCCCTGGCAAAACTGAAGCTGGCGCTGACGCCGCAGGCGGTCAGCCTGCAGACGCTGCCACCCGAGCTGGTGCGCGACTGGATCGCCCCGGACGGGCGCGCGCTGGTCAACGTCAGCCCGAAGCTGCCGCCGCCCGCCAGCGCACAGCGCGAAGCCGCGCTGGCACGCTTTATCGCCGCGGTGCAGCGCGTGGCGCCCGCCGCCACCGGAGGGCCGATTTCGATCCGCGGCTCGGCCGATACCATCATGACCGCGTTTGCGCAGGCAGGGGCCTGGGCGGTGCTTTCGATCACCATCCTGTTGTGGATCACGCTGCGCCGCTTCGGCGACGTGCTGCGCACGCTGATCCCGCTGCTGGTGTCGGCCATCGTCACGCTGGAACTGTGCGTGGTGTTCGGCATTCCGCTGAACTTCGCCAACGTGATCGCGCTGCCGCTGCTGCTGGGCGTGGGCGTCGCCTTCAAGATCTACTACGTGATTGCCTGGCGGCACGGCAAGACCCAGCTGCTGCAGTCCAGCCTGACGCACGCCGTGCTGTACAGCGCCGCCACCACCGCGGTCGCCTTCGGCAGCCTGTGGCTGTCACAGCATCCCGGCACCGCCAGCATGGGCAAGCTGCTGGCGCTGGCGCTGGCGTGCACGCTGGTCGGCGCGGTGTTCTTCCAGCCGATCCTGATGGGCCGTCCGCGCGCGGATGGCCACGAAGGCGGCCATCAGGGACCGGACCAGCCGGCCCGGCCCTGA
- a CDS encoding MlaA family lipoprotein yields the protein MPVPLRLPTLATAAIAATVLAGCAAGPQASPDDPLEPMNRAIFSVNDKLDQYVAMPVAKGYKAVTPEPVRAAVSNFYSNLADIGNLANNLLQGKGVAAAESFMRVAMNSVLGLGGLIDIATPAGLPKHSQDFGLTLGTWGVPSGPYLVLPLFGPSSFRDGAGLYVNFWFDPTTYAEPAVRNPVYGMNVVDVRTNLLGATDLLKLAALDKYAFVRDAYLQRRRYLLGENTALPDYGDDEDAGAEPVPPAPAPAGTPAPAQPQAPRRGAQLPMPSSTTSKVSVAFGGIVPGTPRAP from the coding sequence ATGCCCGTTCCGCTTCGCTTACCAACGCTCGCCACAGCCGCCATCGCAGCGACCGTGCTCGCGGGCTGCGCCGCCGGCCCGCAAGCCAGTCCGGACGATCCGCTGGAGCCGATGAACCGCGCCATCTTCAGCGTCAACGACAAGCTCGACCAGTATGTCGCGATGCCGGTGGCCAAAGGCTACAAGGCGGTCACGCCGGAGCCGGTGCGCGCGGCGGTCAGCAATTTCTATTCGAACCTCGCGGACATCGGCAACCTTGCCAACAACCTGCTGCAGGGCAAGGGCGTGGCGGCGGCGGAGAGTTTTATGCGGGTGGCGATGAATTCCGTGCTGGGCCTGGGTGGGCTGATCGATATCGCCACGCCTGCGGGGCTGCCGAAGCACTCGCAGGATTTCGGGCTGACACTGGGCACGTGGGGCGTGCCGTCCGGGCCCTACCTGGTGCTGCCGCTGTTCGGCCCCAGCTCTTTCCGCGACGGCGCGGGCCTGTATGTGAATTTCTGGTTCGATCCCACCACCTATGCCGAGCCGGCGGTGCGCAACCCGGTGTACGGCATGAACGTGGTCGACGTGCGCACCAACCTGCTCGGCGCGACCGATCTGCTCAAGCTGGCGGCGCTGGACAAGTACGCCTTTGTGCGCGACGCCTACCTGCAGCGGCGGCGCTACCTGCTCGGTGAGAACACCGCGTTGCCGGACTACGGGGATGACGAGGACGCCGGCGCGGAGCCGGTGCCGCCAGCGCCGGCCCCCGCCGGGACGCCGGCGCCCGCGCAGCCGCAGGCGCCGCGCCGAGGCGCTCAGCTACCGATGCCCAGCAGCACCACCTCGAAGGTCAGCGTGGCGTTCGGCGGGATCGTGCCCGGCACGCCGCGCGCGCCGTAG
- a CDS encoding FKBP-type peptidyl-prolyl cis-trans isomerase — protein MKTLALFLGTLTLAGAACAAGPAASAPAASAAPAAPAAPAAAPQTLASGMTIQHLIKGTGASPKATDTVQVHYRGTLADGTEFDSSYKRGQPISFPLNRVIPCWTEGVQAMQVGGKARLTCPPGTAYGARGVPGTIPPNATLTFEVVLLGIGS, from the coding sequence ATGAAAACACTCGCGCTTTTCCTTGGCACCCTGACCCTTGCCGGCGCCGCCTGCGCTGCCGGGCCGGCCGCTTCGGCGCCTGCCGCCTCCGCCGCCCCTGCTGCCCCTGCTGCCCCTGCCGCGGCGCCGCAGACGCTGGCGTCGGGCATGACCATCCAGCACCTGATCAAGGGCACCGGCGCCTCGCCCAAGGCCACCGACACGGTCCAGGTGCACTACCGCGGCACGCTTGCGGACGGCACCGAATTCGACAGCTCGTACAAGCGCGGCCAGCCGATCTCGTTTCCGCTCAATCGTGTGATCCCGTGCTGGACCGAAGGCGTGCAGGCCATGCAGGTGGGCGGCAAGGCGCGCCTGACCTGCCCGCCGGGCACCGCCTACGGCGCGCGCGGCGTGCCGGGCACGATCCCGCCGAACGCCACGCTGACCTTCGAGGTGGTGCTGCTGGGCATCGGTAGCTGA